A genomic window from Pseudomonas cavernicola includes:
- a CDS encoding DUF2790 domain-containing protein: protein MKLASVVSAVISSLAPSVFAQDGLHEPGARISAVDYHYGMEIDVQKVLQRTDTSQKTGVVPVTLVYEDSEGEMHKIRFLEWGGSTASTTSIA from the coding sequence ATGAAATTGGCCTCGGTTGTCAGCGCCGTGATTTCCAGTCTCGCGCCCAGTGTATTCGCCCAGGATGGCCTGCATGAACCCGGCGCGAGAATCTCCGCCGTGGACTACCACTACGGGATGGAAATCGATGTGCAGAAGGTGCTGCAACGCACCGACACGTCCCAGAAGACCGGCGTGGTACCGGTGACCCTGGTCTACGAGGACAGCGAGGGCGAGATGCACAAGATCCGCTTCCTCGAGTGGGGCGGGAGCACAGCCAGCACCACCAGCATTGCCTGA
- a CDS encoding RNA polymerase sigma factor, which yields MSPNSEEMLACIPRLRRYARALVRDSAAADDLVQDTLERAWSKFALWRRGTNMRSWLFSIMHNMHIDQRRKPVIMTTSLTSDEDFNVPTRATQADSLEVRDLQAMLQRLPDDQREILLLVALKEMTYEQVATTLDIPIGTVMSRLARGREKLRALLEGRELSATFKVVK from the coding sequence ATGAGCCCTAACAGCGAAGAAATGCTGGCCTGCATACCGCGCTTGCGTCGTTACGCACGAGCGTTGGTGCGTGACTCCGCTGCGGCTGACGACTTGGTGCAAGACACCCTTGAGCGTGCGTGGAGCAAATTCGCCTTGTGGCGACGTGGCACGAATATGCGCAGCTGGTTGTTCAGCATCATGCACAACATGCACATCGACCAAAGGCGTAAGCCCGTCATCATGACCACGTCTTTAACCAGCGATGAAGATTTCAACGTGCCCACGCGTGCCACTCAGGCTGACAGCCTGGAGGTGCGTGACCTTCAAGCGATGTTGCAGCGTTTGCCCGACGATCAACGTGAAATCCTGCTGTTGGTGGCGCTTAAAGAAATGACCTACGAGCAAGTGGCTACAACCCTTGATATTCCCATTGGTACGGTGATGTCGCGCCTTGCGCGGGGCCGGGAAAAGCTCCGCGCTCTGCTCGAAGGTCGCGAGCTGAGCGCAACATTCAAGGTGGTGAAATGA
- the pcaC gene encoding 4-carboxymuconolactone decarboxylase, whose product MDEKERYEAGMQVRRAVLGDAHVDRSLEHLTPFNSEFQEMITRHAWGDIWTRPGLPRHTRSLITIAMLIGMNREGELKLHLRAAKNNGVTRDEIKEVLMQSAIYCGIPAANATFHLAEEVWDELGVESLG is encoded by the coding sequence ATGGATGAGAAAGAACGTTACGAAGCCGGCATGCAGGTGCGCCGCGCGGTGCTCGGCGATGCTCATGTCGATCGCAGCCTGGAGCATCTGACGCCGTTCAATTCCGAATTCCAGGAAATGATCACCCGGCATGCCTGGGGCGATATCTGGACCCGTCCCGGCCTGCCGCGACATACCCGCAGCCTGATCACCATCGCCATGCTGATCGGCATGAACCGCGAAGGCGAACTGAAGCTGCACCTGCGCGCGGCGAAGAACAACGGCGTGACCCGCGACGAGATCAAGGAAGTGCTGATGCAGAGCGCAATCTACTGCGGCATTCCGGCGGCCAACGCCACCTTCCACCTGGCCGAGGAAGTGTGGGATGAGTTGGGTGTGGAGTCCCTAGGCTGA
- a CDS encoding nuclear transport factor 2 family protein yields MYKQLTGALTLCAALGFSHAVLAAQPSEDATLHFQAIGKGDVAQVMADYADNAQLNWVGGPLDGTYRGASDIRSVWDKFSKAQGPLKVSMDTLQESANPKGATVTANVQFTGTQLINVRYVLTYREDKIANETWQIVPVSPAPSAY; encoded by the coding sequence ATGTACAAGCAACTTACTGGCGCCTTGACTCTCTGTGCCGCACTTGGCTTCAGCCATGCCGTGTTAGCGGCGCAACCTAGCGAAGATGCCACATTGCACTTCCAGGCCATTGGCAAGGGTGATGTTGCTCAGGTCATGGCTGACTATGCCGACAACGCCCAATTAAATTGGGTCGGCGGTCCGCTGGATGGCACTTACCGCGGTGCGAGCGACATTCGCAGCGTATGGGACAAGTTCAGCAAGGCTCAAGGCCCGCTCAAGGTCAGCATGGACACACTGCAGGAGTCTGCCAACCCAAAAGGCGCGACGGTGACAGCCAATGTGCAGTTCACCGGTACACAACTGATCAACGTGCGCTATGTGCTGACCTATCGCGAAGACAAGATCGCCAACGAAACTTGGCAGATTGTCCCAGTGAGTCCAGCGCCCAGTGCTTATTGA
- a CDS encoding anti-sigma factor family protein: MAEYLAANPQAAERVRSYQEQNRALNALFSPVLNEPMPKRLLDAAGKEPSRRQTQHWPWQSLAAGLVMAFVGGWSGWLIRGEVQSRPEPLVQHSYIQPFASEQPASLSRQAAIAHVVYSPDVRRPVEIGADQEEQLVEWLSKRLKAKIRPPTLGALGYELIGGRLLPGNSGPVAQFMYHDITGQRLTLYVSTENSTNQDTGFHFAQEGPVNVFYWIDGQFGYALSAGIDKGELVRVATAVYEQLEKR, encoded by the coding sequence ATGGCCGAGTACCTGGCCGCCAACCCGCAAGCGGCTGAACGTGTGCGCAGCTATCAAGAACAGAATCGTGCCCTCAACGCGTTGTTTAGCCCTGTGCTGAATGAGCCCATGCCGAAGCGGCTCCTTGATGCTGCCGGCAAAGAGCCGTCGCGTCGCCAAACACAGCATTGGCCGTGGCAAAGCCTAGCGGCCGGTCTCGTCATGGCCTTTGTCGGGGGCTGGTCGGGTTGGCTCATACGCGGGGAAGTGCAGTCGCGGCCTGAGCCCCTGGTGCAGCATTCATACATCCAGCCGTTCGCGAGCGAGCAGCCTGCGAGTTTGTCCAGACAAGCGGCAATTGCCCATGTGGTGTACAGCCCCGATGTGCGCCGTCCGGTTGAAATCGGCGCGGACCAGGAAGAACAGTTGGTGGAGTGGTTATCCAAGCGCCTGAAAGCCAAGATCCGCCCGCCGACATTGGGCGCGTTGGGGTACGAACTGATCGGTGGCCGTTTGTTGCCGGGTAACAGCGGACCCGTTGCGCAGTTTATGTATCACGACATCACCGGCCAGCGGCTGACCCTCTACGTCTCAACTGAAAACAGCACCAACCAGGACACTGGTTTTCACTTCGCCCAAGAGGGCCCGGTGAATGTCTTCTACTGGATTGATGGTCAGTTTGGTTATGCGCTCTCGGCCGGTATCGATAAGGGTGAGCTCGTGCGAGTCGCTACCGCCGTCTATGAACAACTTGAGAAAAGGTGA
- the pcaD gene encoding 3-oxoadipate enol-lactonase: MPVVQLADGELNYLLEGPAAAPVLLLSNSLGTDLCMWDEQIPAFTRHFRVLRYDTRGHGKSLVTEGPYSIEQLGHDVLALLDALDIPRASYCGLSMGGLIGQWLAINAPERLQRVVLCNTAAKIAGPEVWNPRIETVLRDGPAAMLALRDASIARWFTAEFAVAEPAKVKVVTEMLAATSPQGYAANCAAVRDADFREQIASIQVPTLVVCGAQDAVTTPADGRFMLERIHGAEMVEFHAAHLSNVEAGAVFSQRVLDFLSA; the protein is encoded by the coding sequence GTGCCTGTCGTACAACTCGCCGATGGCGAACTGAACTACCTGCTCGAAGGTCCGGCCGCTGCGCCGGTTCTGCTGCTGTCCAACTCCCTGGGCACCGACCTCTGCATGTGGGATGAACAGATCCCGGCTTTTACCCGGCATTTCCGCGTGCTGCGCTACGACACCCGTGGCCATGGCAAATCGCTGGTGACCGAGGGGCCTTACAGCATCGAGCAACTGGGCCATGATGTGCTGGCCCTGCTGGATGCGTTGGATATCCCGCGTGCCAGTTACTGCGGCCTGTCCATGGGTGGGCTGATCGGCCAGTGGCTGGCGATCAATGCACCCGAGCGCCTGCAGCGCGTGGTGCTGTGTAACACCGCGGCGAAGATCGCTGGCCCCGAGGTGTGGAACCCACGGATCGAAACCGTGCTGCGCGACGGTCCTGCGGCCATGCTGGCGCTGCGCGATGCCTCCATCGCGCGCTGGTTCACTGCGGAATTCGCCGTGGCCGAACCGGCCAAAGTCAAGGTGGTCACCGAGATGCTGGCGGCCACTTCGCCGCAAGGCTATGCAGCCAATTGCGCGGCGGTACGTGATGCGGATTTCCGCGAGCAGATCGCCTCCATCCAAGTGCCGACTCTGGTCGTTTGTGGCGCCCAGGATGCGGTGACTACCCCGGCGGATGGCCGTTTCATGCTCGAGCGCATCCATGGCGCCGAGATGGTCGAGTTTCATGCGGCGCATCTGTCCAACGTTGAAGCCGGTGCAGTATTCAGCCAGCGTGTGCTGGATTTCCTGAGCGCCTGA
- a CDS encoding DUF305 domain-containing protein, whose translation MKKLIIATKPLLQQHCGPLCGAVLTALVLLGGMPSYAQDAPHSHVAVTGTAPAPFVASTAKPFSQLMDDAMAVMDHDMRAAPMNGSPEHDFVSMMIPHHMGAVNMAKALLLSSEDPELRNLAQAIITEQENEIRVMQAWQKRFVAQPAHTQH comes from the coding sequence ATGAAAAAATTAATAATCGCGACTAAACCCTTGCTCCAGCAGCACTGTGGCCCGCTATGCGGTGCTGTATTGACTGCGCTGGTATTGCTAGGTGGCATGCCAAGTTACGCACAAGACGCACCTCACTCACATGTAGCCGTAACGGGTACTGCGCCCGCACCGTTTGTGGCCAGTACGGCCAAGCCCTTTAGCCAACTGATGGACGATGCCATGGCGGTGATGGACCACGACATGCGTGCCGCCCCCATGAACGGCTCTCCGGAGCACGACTTTGTCAGCATGATGATTCCTCATCACATGGGCGCCGTGAATATGGCCAAGGCGCTGTTACTGAGCAGCGAGGATCCGGAACTGCGCAATCTGGCCCAGGCGATCATTACCGAGCAAGAGAACGAAATTCGAGTGATGCAAGCCTGGCAAAAGCGCTTCGTCGCGCAACCGGCACACACTCAACACTAG
- a CDS encoding 3-carboxy-cis,cis-muconate cycloisomerase: MNRPRNQLFDAYFTQPAMRAIFSDHGRVQGMLDFEAALARAEASVGLIPQNAVPAIEAACKAELYDFAALAGAITSAGNSAIPLVKALGSLIAARSVEAERFVHLGATSQDAMDSGLVLQLRAAIALLESDLASLADALAAQAQRHTDTPLVGRTWLQHATPVTLGMKIAGWLGAVTRHRQRLVELKPRLLCLQFGGASGSLAALGDLAFPVAEALAQELQLSLPEQPWHTQRDRLVEFASLLGMVAGSLGKLGRDLSLLMQTEAGEVFEPAAPGKGGSSTMPHKRNPVSAAVLIGAATRAPGLVSIMFSAMPQEHERSLGLWHAEWETLPELCCLVSGALQQALLVVPRLEVDVERMRANLDLTQGLVLAEAVSIALAQRIGRDAAHHLIEQCCRRAVQEGAHLRLVLGEEPQVTAELSAVELDRLLDPTQYLGQARRWVERALADHQAFSH, encoded by the coding sequence TTGAACAGGCCACGCAACCAACTCTTCGATGCTTATTTCACCCAGCCTGCCATGCGCGCGATCTTTTCCGACCATGGCCGGGTGCAGGGCATGCTCGATTTCGAAGCTGCTCTGGCCCGCGCCGAAGCGAGCGTGGGACTGATTCCGCAGAACGCCGTGCCGGCCATCGAAGCCGCCTGTAAGGCCGAACTGTATGACTTTGCGGCGCTGGCAGGCGCCATCACCAGTGCCGGTAACTCCGCCATTCCGCTGGTCAAGGCGCTGGGCAGCCTGATTGCCGCGCGCAGTGTCGAGGCCGAGCGCTTCGTGCATCTCGGCGCTACCAGTCAGGACGCCATGGACAGTGGCTTGGTGCTCCAACTGCGTGCGGCCATCGCCCTGCTGGAAAGCGATCTCGCCAGCCTCGCCGATGCCCTGGCCGCACAGGCCCAGCGCCACACCGACACCCCCCTCGTCGGGCGCACCTGGCTGCAACATGCCACGCCGGTGACCCTCGGTATGAAGATTGCTGGCTGGCTCGGGGCTGTCACCCGACATCGTCAGCGCCTCGTGGAACTCAAGCCGCGCCTGCTGTGCCTGCAGTTCGGCGGTGCCTCCGGCAGCCTTGCCGCGCTCGGCGACCTGGCTTTTCCGGTGGCCGAGGCCCTGGCGCAAGAACTGCAATTGAGCCTGCCTGAGCAGCCTTGGCATACCCAGCGCGATCGTCTGGTGGAGTTCGCCAGCCTGCTGGGCATGGTCGCCGGCAGCCTGGGCAAGCTCGGGCGCGACCTCAGCCTGCTGATGCAGACCGAGGCCGGCGAAGTGTTCGAACCCGCCGCGCCGGGCAAGGGTGGTTCCTCGACCATGCCACACAAGCGCAACCCGGTGAGCGCTGCCGTACTGATCGGCGCCGCGACCCGTGCGCCGGGGCTGGTGTCGATCATGTTCAGCGCCATGCCGCAGGAGCACGAGCGCAGCCTCGGCCTCTGGCATGCCGAATGGGAAACCCTGCCGGAGCTGTGTTGCCTGGTATCCGGTGCCTTGCAGCAGGCACTACTGGTGGTGCCAAGGCTGGAGGTAGATGTCGAGCGCATGCGTGCCAACCTCGACCTGACCCAGGGGCTGGTGCTGGCCGAGGCGGTGAGCATCGCCCTGGCCCAGCGTATCGGTCGCGATGCCGCCCACCACTTGATCGAACAATGCTGCCGTCGGGCAGTGCAGGAGGGCGCCCATCTGCGTCTGGTGCTCGGTGAGGAGCCGCAAGTCACCGCCGAACTTTCAGCCGTCGAGCTGGATCGTTTACTCGACCCGACCCAGTACCTTGGCCAGGCGCGTCGCTGGGTCGAGCGTGCTCTGGCCGATCATCAAGCTTTCTCGCATTAG
- a CDS encoding alpha/beta fold hydrolase: MKPETAIVEIHKKYQVYTERYLNDAADKTIILVNGSLATTASFAQTVRYLQPRFNVVLYDQPYAGQSRLHNRHDQPIRKEDEAEILLELIEHFCADHVLSFSWGGAATLLALAQRPRRIEKAVINSFAARINTPMRDYLESGLNFLQACDRCNVGRLVNTTIGKHLPSLFKRFNYRHVSSLAEHEYLQLHFHIREVLTQDTQCYVACAEAIDIPLLFVNGEWDEYTTARDARLFADHVRRCQFRTIKNAGHFLDMEHKAAWHDTQQALLGFLQPVSSLAKPKHARPWTADTAAQTA; the protein is encoded by the coding sequence ATGAAGCCAGAAACTGCCATCGTCGAGATTCACAAGAAGTACCAGGTTTATACCGAACGCTATCTCAACGACGCCGCTGACAAGACCATCATTCTGGTCAACGGCTCGCTGGCAACCACCGCATCCTTCGCCCAAACGGTGCGTTACCTGCAACCGCGGTTCAATGTGGTTCTCTACGACCAGCCCTACGCCGGCCAGTCGCGACTGCACAACCGCCACGACCAGCCGATCCGCAAGGAAGACGAGGCAGAGATACTGCTGGAGTTGATCGAACACTTCTGCGCCGACCATGTGCTGTCCTTCTCCTGGGGCGGCGCGGCTACCCTGCTGGCGCTGGCCCAGCGGCCGCGACGGATCGAGAAGGCGGTGATCAATTCATTCGCAGCGCGGATCAATACGCCGATGCGCGACTACCTGGAGAGCGGCCTGAACTTTCTCCAGGCCTGCGACCGCTGCAACGTCGGCCGCTTGGTCAACACCACCATCGGCAAACACCTGCCGTCGCTATTCAAGCGCTTCAACTACCGCCATGTCAGCAGCCTGGCCGAGCACGAATACCTGCAGCTGCACTTTCATATCCGCGAGGTGCTGACGCAGGATACCCAGTGCTACGTCGCCTGCGCCGAGGCCATAGATATCCCGCTGCTGTTCGTCAACGGCGAGTGGGACGAGTACACCACGGCGAGAGACGCCCGCCTTTTCGCCGACCATGTCCGTCGGTGCCAGTTCCGCACCATCAAGAACGCCGGGCACTTCCTCGATATGGAACACAAGGCGGCCTGGCACGACACCCAGCAGGCCCTACTCGGCTTTCTGCAGCCGGTTTCCAGCCTGGCCAAGCCGAAGCACGCGCGGCCCTGGACAGCCGACACCGCTGCGCAGACCGCATAG
- a CDS encoding LysR substrate-binding domain-containing protein, which translates to MRCYLLGVGCGGIRLGESLAEHMVAVPITPMLEMVVVGSPEYFKRHELPGTPADLVHHNCLSYRNTTSGAIYHWEFSSPEIEGHTFVVEPQGTLTTNDDDGMIRAALQGLGLIQHMDFALHSHLNEGLLVRVLRSWSKPFPGFYLYVPTREQMPAKVRALMDFLLEKRAQVDTGPKG; encoded by the coding sequence ATGCGTTGCTACCTGCTCGGCGTCGGCTGCGGAGGTATCCGTCTGGGCGAAAGCTTGGCTGAGCATATGGTGGCAGTTCCTATTACCCCCATGCTTGAAATGGTTGTTGTTGGGTCGCCCGAATACTTTAAACGCCACGAGCTACCCGGAACGCCAGCCGATCTGGTACACCACAACTGCCTTAGCTACCGGAATACCACCAGCGGAGCGATATACCACTGGGAGTTCTCATCACCGGAAATTGAGGGGCACACCTTTGTGGTGGAACCGCAAGGCACACTCACCACAAATGACGATGACGGCATGATCCGTGCGGCGCTCCAGGGCTTAGGACTAATCCAGCACATGGACTTCGCCTTGCATTCGCACCTGAACGAAGGCTTGCTGGTGCGCGTATTGCGATCATGGAGCAAGCCGTTTCCGGGCTTTTACCTCTATGTGCCGACACGTGAGCAAATGCCGGCGAAGGTCCGGGCATTGATGGACTTTTTACTGGAGAAGCGAGCACAAGTGGACACCGGACCAAAGGGATAG
- the pcaF gene encoding 3-oxoadipyl-CoA thiolase, protein MSREVFICDAIRTPIGRFGGGLATVRADDLAAVPLKALIERNPSVDWSQVDEVFMGCANQAGEDNRNVARMALLLAGLPDSIPGVTLNRLCASGMDAVGTAFRAIASGEMELAIAGGVESMSRAPYVMGKADSAFGRGQKIEDTTIGWRFINPLMKAQYGVDAMPQTADNVADDYRVSREDQDAFALRSQQRAGRAQAQGFFAEEIVPVRIAQKKGETVIEQDEHLRPDTTLETLAKLKPVNGADKTVTAGNASGVNDGAVALILASAEAVKKHGLTPRAKVLGMASAGVAPRVMGIGPVPAVRKLLERLNLAISDFDTIELNEAFASQGLAVLRELGLADDAPQINPNGGAIALGHPLGASGARLIQTALHQLEKTGGRKGLATMCVGVGQGLALAIERV, encoded by the coding sequence ATGAGCCGCGAAGTCTTTATCTGCGACGCCATCCGCACGCCGATCGGCCGCTTCGGCGGTGGCCTGGCTACTGTGCGTGCCGACGACCTGGCGGCGGTGCCACTGAAGGCACTGATCGAGCGTAACCCGTCGGTCGACTGGAGCCAGGTCGATGAGGTGTTCATGGGCTGCGCCAACCAGGCCGGCGAGGACAACCGCAATGTGGCGCGCATGGCGCTGCTGCTGGCCGGTTTGCCGGACAGCATCCCGGGCGTGACCCTGAACCGTCTGTGCGCCTCGGGCATGGATGCGGTCGGCACCGCCTTCCGCGCCATCGCCAGTGGCGAGATGGAGCTGGCCATCGCCGGTGGCGTCGAGTCCATGTCCCGCGCGCCTTATGTGATGGGCAAGGCCGACAGCGCCTTTGGGCGCGGTCAGAAGATCGAGGACACCACCATTGGCTGGCGTTTCATCAACCCGCTGATGAAGGCCCAGTACGGCGTCGATGCGATGCCGCAGACCGCCGACAACGTCGCCGACGACTATCGGGTCAGCCGCGAGGACCAGGACGCCTTCGCCCTGCGCAGCCAGCAACGCGCCGGCCGCGCCCAGGCGCAAGGCTTCTTCGCCGAAGAGATCGTGCCGGTTCGCATCGCCCAGAAGAAGGGCGAGACCGTGATCGAGCAGGACGAACACCTGCGCCCGGACACCACCCTCGAGACCCTGGCCAAGCTCAAGCCGGTCAACGGTGCGGACAAGACCGTCACCGCCGGCAACGCCTCGGGCGTCAACGATGGCGCGGTGGCGCTGATTCTGGCCTCGGCCGAGGCGGTGAAGAAGCACGGCCTGACTCCGCGCGCGAAGGTGCTCGGTATGGCCAGCGCCGGCGTGGCGCCACGCGTGATGGGTATCGGCCCGGTACCGGCAGTGCGCAAGCTGCTGGAGCGCTTGAACCTGGCGATCAGCGACTTCGACACCATCGAACTGAACGAAGCCTTCGCCAGCCAAGGCTTGGCGGTGCTGCGTGAACTCGGCCTGGCCGACGACGCGCCGCAGATCAACCCCAACGGCGGTGCCATCGCCCTCGGCCACCCGCTGGGCGCCAGCGGCGCGCGGCTGATTCAGACCGCCTTGCATCAGCTGGAGAAGACCGGCGGCCGCAAAGGGCTGGCGACCATGTGCGTGGGCGTTGGTCAGGGCCTGGCGCTGGCCATCGAGCGAGTTTGA